The following are from one region of the Anaeropeptidivorans aminofermentans genome:
- a CDS encoding MerR family transcriptional regulator: protein MKYSIGEVASITGITISTLRYYDREGLFPNMERGNGGIRRFNEAEMESLRIIECLKNSGLSIKAIKLFLDWCQEGDSTLEERRELFYERLGVVEKQIEELQKTMNTLRFKCWYYDTAVSFGSEKALKDLNPDKIPEDVLKYKVDDCLD from the coding sequence ATGAAATATTCCATTGGCGAAGTAGCCAGTATTACTGGTATCACAATTTCAACTTTACGCTATTATGACCGTGAAGGCTTGTTTCCGAATATGGAACGCGGCAACGGAGGCATTCGCAGGTTTAATGAGGCAGAGATGGAAAGCCTCAGAATAATTGAATGCCTGAAGAACTCCGGCTTATCGATTAAGGCGATAAAGCTTTTTCTTGATTGGTGCCAGGAAGGTGACAGCACCTTAGAGGAAAGGCGGGAGCTGTTTTATGAACGCCTTGGCGTAGTAGAAAAGCAAATTGAAGAGCTCCAAAAAACTATGAATACCCTTAGATTTAAATGCTGGTATTATGATACGGCGGTTTCTTTTGGAAGCGAGAAAGCCCTTAAGGATTTAAACCCTGATAAAATACCGGAAGACGTCCTTAAATATAAAGTTGATGATTGTTTGGATTAG
- a CDS encoding DUF5058 family protein — protein MTQEYSDMANSIVMWIACAPGVLIVLFQSFLFFKKSKADAIKIGLTQKQVTSAVRSAAVTSIGPCFVMLTAMLTLILYVGAPLAWLRVDFIGSVSYELQGADFAAKGMGIELGSAAMDANYLATAAIVMAGGCIGWVIFAALFADKMDKVNHLMSGGNAALVPILGTGALIGVFSSLTTDRVYPFRNQAFAVIISGLIMFIIQKYNKKANKQWVKEWGLTICMIVGMVGATILEGLNVLPK, from the coding sequence ATGACACAGGAATATTCTGATATGGCTAATAGTATCGTCATGTGGATTGCTTGTGCACCAGGGGTTTTAATAGTACTTTTTCAATCTTTTTTGTTTTTTAAGAAAAGCAAAGCAGATGCTATTAAAATCGGATTAACCCAGAAGCAGGTTACAAGCGCCGTCAGAAGCGCTGCCGTAACCTCTATCGGTCCTTGCTTTGTAATGCTGACCGCTATGCTGACTCTAATCCTTTATGTAGGGGCACCCCTTGCATGGCTTAGAGTTGATTTCATCGGCTCTGTTTCTTACGAACTACAAGGCGCTGATTTCGCAGCCAAAGGTATGGGCATTGAATTAGGTTCTGCCGCTATGGATGCAAACTACTTAGCCACTGCTGCAATTGTGATGGCCGGCGGCTGCATTGGCTGGGTTATATTTGCAGCGCTGTTTGCCGATAAGATGGATAAGGTTAATCATCTTATGTCAGGCGGGAACGCCGCTCTTGTACCTATCCTTGGCACAGGTGCCCTAATCGGTGTTTTTTCATCTCTTACCACAGACAGGGTTTATCCTTTTAGAAACCAAGCCTTTGCCGTAATTATTTCAGGTCTTATTATGTTTATAATCCAAAAGTATAACAAAAAGGCAAATAAGCAGTGGGTTAAAGAATGGGGCCTTACGATTTGCATGATTGTGGGCATGGTGGGCGCAACTATACTTGAAGGATTGAATGTGCTGCCAAAATAA